The following coding sequences are from one Streptomyces sp. NBC_01294 window:
- a CDS encoding sulfite exporter TauE/SafE family protein, which translates to MSIWESLAIFAAGIGAGTINTIVGSGTLITFPVLLATGLPPVTANVSNTLGLVPGSISGAIGYRKELQGQRARILRLGSVSLVGGLAGAVLLLTLPSDSFDTIVPVLIALALVLVVLQPRLAAALRRRQEAAGGDTGHPDGGPALLGGMLFSSAYGGYFGAAQGVLYLGLMGLLLRDDLQRINAVKNVIAALVNGIAAVLFLFVAEFDWTAVLLIAVGSTIGGQIGAKVGRRLSPTVLRAVIVTVGILAIVQLLVR; encoded by the coding sequence ATGTCCATCTGGGAATCACTCGCGATCTTCGCCGCCGGCATCGGCGCGGGCACGATCAACACCATCGTCGGCTCCGGCACCCTGATCACCTTCCCGGTGCTCCTGGCCACCGGCCTGCCACCGGTCACCGCCAACGTGTCCAACACCCTCGGCCTGGTGCCCGGTTCGATCAGCGGAGCCATCGGCTACCGCAAGGAGCTCCAAGGGCAGCGCGCCCGCATCCTGCGCCTCGGCTCCGTCTCCCTCGTCGGCGGACTCGCGGGCGCGGTACTGCTCCTCACCCTGCCGTCCGACTCCTTCGACACGATCGTGCCCGTCCTGATCGCACTGGCCCTCGTGCTCGTCGTCCTCCAGCCCCGGCTCGCCGCAGCCCTGCGCCGACGCCAGGAAGCCGCCGGAGGCGACACCGGCCACCCCGACGGCGGACCCGCCCTGCTCGGCGGCATGCTGTTCTCCAGCGCCTACGGCGGCTACTTCGGCGCCGCCCAAGGCGTTCTCTACCTCGGCCTGATGGGCCTGCTGCTCCGCGACGACCTGCAACGGATCAACGCCGTCAAGAACGTCATCGCCGCCCTGGTGAACGGCATCGCGGCCGTCCTCTTCCTCTTCGTCGCCGAGTTCGACTGGACGGCCGTCCTCCTGATCGCCGTCGGCTCCACCATCGGCGGCCAGATCGGAGCCAAGGTCGGCCGCCGGCTCTCGCCGACCGTCCTGCGCGCGGTCATCGTGACGGTCGGCATCCTCGCCATCGTCCAGCTGCTGGTCCGCTGA
- a CDS encoding HNH endonuclease yields MRDTLVLNASFEPLSTVTLNRAVVLVLQDKAVVEQSHPELRVRAATMDLPMPRVIRLCRYVRVPFRRHAPWSRRGVLVRDQHRCAYCGKRATTVDHVLPRAQGGGDTWLNTVASCAEDNHRKAARTPEEAGMPLLRRPFVPSPADAMLLALGVAGREALPEWLERSA; encoded by the coding sequence ATGCGGGACACGCTGGTGCTGAATGCGAGCTTCGAGCCGCTGTCGACGGTGACCCTGAACCGGGCTGTGGTCCTGGTTCTCCAGGACAAGGCCGTCGTCGAGCAGTCGCACCCCGAGCTGCGTGTGCGTGCGGCCACCATGGATCTTCCGATGCCCCGGGTGATCAGGCTCTGCCGGTACGTACGGGTGCCTTTCCGAAGACATGCTCCCTGGTCGCGGAGGGGGGTGCTGGTCCGGGACCAGCACCGGTGCGCGTACTGCGGGAAGCGCGCGACGACCGTGGACCACGTGCTGCCCCGGGCCCAGGGGGGTGGGGACACGTGGCTGAACACGGTGGCCTCCTGTGCCGAGGACAACCACCGCAAGGCGGCGCGGACGCCGGAGGAGGCGGGGATGCCGCTCCTGCGCAGGCCCTTCGTGCCGTCTCCGGCGGACGCCATGCTGCTGGCCCTGGGGGTTGCCGGGCGGGAGGCGCTCCCGGAGTGGCTGGAGCGCTCCGCCTAG